Proteins encoded in a region of the Alosa sapidissima isolate fAloSap1 chromosome 19, fAloSap1.pri, whole genome shotgun sequence genome:
- the LOC121692849 gene encoding golgin subfamily A member 6-like protein 2 isoform X2, translated as MMNDQKFRCLLDGIICEEVKRYITNRETIMKSWVMEWTEKGQQYNREDMEHLREEMEILKKKAVLPHRQDWRTGLEKVWVSEEKEECVRERRKMADRENERKREMDNERERMTMRVEDLERLVRELERRLRERHASEYVSGHGQEDRLRQMEAMFLRKLEKLEQTLDTRVIITKEENNTYMMEAWAKNASGEGHNDEKLPPTKPPVVGKGESAEIMARLQETERAIKEMDVRIMEKDKILKDKEIQMMRKDQILRDMELQMKKKDQILKDMAFQMKEKDELLQHQGAEYRSKLEMIEQQVRELTAANSTRNKQWCSSVASLRTNVDDETTDEERQSWTSTGMGSSCSKRRNGTSRKVAARRSAKTRSPRESDTERMRSRGSQQCDTSADSDISSIASAEPRSLAEKSMAASERVSERLADSRPQTRTSLDKTSAGSAASLAKVALGADAGQGEKGKSWKRAFGGLFKKKTKK; from the exons ATGATGAATGACCAAAAGTTCAGATGCCTCTTG GATGGCATAATATGCGAGGAGGTGAAGAGATACATCACCAATCGCGAGACGATTATGAAGTCCTGGGTCATGGAATGGACTGAGAAAGGTCAGCAGTACAATAGGGAAGACATGGAGCAcctgagagaggagatggaaatCCTGAAGAAGAAGGCCGTCCTGCCTCATAGACAAGACTGGAGGACCGGACTAGAGAAAGTCTGGGTGagcgaggagaaggaggagtgtgtaagagagaggagaaagatggCTGAtcgagagaacgagagaaagagagagatggacaacgAGAGAGAGCGGATGACGATGCGTGTCGAGGACCTGGAGAGGCTGGTCAGAGAGCTGGAGAGGAGGCTGCGGGAGAGACATGCGTCGGAATATGTGTCGGGGCATGGCCAGGAGGACCGACTGCGACAGATGGAGGCGATGTTCTTACGGAAGCTGGAGAAACTGGAGCAGACGCTGGACACAAGGGTCATAATCACCAAAGAGGAAAATAATACATATATGATGGAGGCGTGGGCTAAGAATGCTTCTGGTGAGGGGCACAATGATGAGAAGCTCCCACCAACCAAACCACCGGTGGTGGGGAAGGGAGAATCTGCTGAAATAATGGCGCGCCTGCAAGAAACTGAAAGAGCCATTAAGGAGATGGATGTTCGGATAATGGAGAAAGACAAGATACTTAAGGATAAGGAAATTCAGATGATGAGGAAAGACCAGATTCTGAGGGATATGGAACTTCAGATGAAGAAGAAAGACCAGATTCTCAAGGATATGGCATTTCAGATGAAGGAGAAAGATGAGCTACTGCAACATCAAGGGGCAGAGTACAGATCCAAGTTGGAGATGATTGAGCAGCAAGTTAGGGAGTTGACCGCTGCGAATTCCACACGAAACAAACAGTGGTGCAGCTCGGTGGCCAGCCTGAGGACCAACGTGGATGATGAGACCACTGATGAGGAGCGCCAGTCATGGACGAGCACCGGAATGGGCAGCAGTTGCTCTAAAAGGAGAAATGGGACGAGCAGGAAGGTGGCGGCTCGGAGGAGTGCCAAGACCAGGAGCCCTCGAGAGAGCGACACGGAGAGGATGAGGAGCAGGGGGAGTCAACAGTGCGACACGTCGGCAGACAGCGACATCAGTAGCATTGCCAGCGCCGAGCCAAGGAGCTTGGCTGAGAAGAGTATGGCAGCCAGTGAGCGTGTCAGTGAGCGCTTGGCCGACAGCAGGCCGCAGACACGCACCAGCCTGGACAAGACCTCTGCGGGCTCCGCCGCGTCCCTGGCTAAAGTCGCTCTCGGAGCTGATGCGGGTcaaggagagaaggggaagtCTTGGAAGCGTGCCTTTGGCGGCttgtttaaaaagaaaacaaaaaagtaa
- the LOC121692849 gene encoding golgin subfamily A member 6-like protein 2 isoform X1: MVTGYIPKVQHYHVFEHMKQIRRQRSSAKEDMMNFNCEKSFLDGIICEEVKRYITNRETIMKSWVMEWTEKGQQYNREDMEHLREEMEILKKKAVLPHRQDWRTGLEKVWVSEEKEECVRERRKMADRENERKREMDNERERMTMRVEDLERLVRELERRLRERHASEYVSGHGQEDRLRQMEAMFLRKLEKLEQTLDTRVIITKEENNTYMMEAWAKNASGEGHNDEKLPPTKPPVVGKGESAEIMARLQETERAIKEMDVRIMEKDKILKDKEIQMMRKDQILRDMELQMKKKDQILKDMAFQMKEKDELLQHQGAEYRSKLEMIEQQVRELTAANSTRNKQWCSSVASLRTNVDDETTDEERQSWTSTGMGSSCSKRRNGTSRKVAARRSAKTRSPRESDTERMRSRGSQQCDTSADSDISSIASAEPRSLAEKSMAASERVSERLADSRPQTRTSLDKTSAGSAASLAKVALGADAGQGEKGKSWKRAFGGLFKKKTKK; encoded by the exons atgGTAACGGGATACATTCCAAAAGTACAGCATTATCATGTTTTTGAACACATGAAGCAAATTCGGAGACAAAGAAGTTCAGCAAAGGAGGATATGATGAACTTCAATTGTGAAAAAAGTTTTTTG GATGGCATAATATGCGAGGAGGTGAAGAGATACATCACCAATCGCGAGACGATTATGAAGTCCTGGGTCATGGAATGGACTGAGAAAGGTCAGCAGTACAATAGGGAAGACATGGAGCAcctgagagaggagatggaaatCCTGAAGAAGAAGGCCGTCCTGCCTCATAGACAAGACTGGAGGACCGGACTAGAGAAAGTCTGGGTGagcgaggagaaggaggagtgtgtaagagagaggagaaagatggCTGAtcgagagaacgagagaaagagagagatggacaacgAGAGAGAGCGGATGACGATGCGTGTCGAGGACCTGGAGAGGCTGGTCAGAGAGCTGGAGAGGAGGCTGCGGGAGAGACATGCGTCGGAATATGTGTCGGGGCATGGCCAGGAGGACCGACTGCGACAGATGGAGGCGATGTTCTTACGGAAGCTGGAGAAACTGGAGCAGACGCTGGACACAAGGGTCATAATCACCAAAGAGGAAAATAATACATATATGATGGAGGCGTGGGCTAAGAATGCTTCTGGTGAGGGGCACAATGATGAGAAGCTCCCACCAACCAAACCACCGGTGGTGGGGAAGGGAGAATCTGCTGAAATAATGGCGCGCCTGCAAGAAACTGAAAGAGCCATTAAGGAGATGGATGTTCGGATAATGGAGAAAGACAAGATACTTAAGGATAAGGAAATTCAGATGATGAGGAAAGACCAGATTCTGAGGGATATGGAACTTCAGATGAAGAAGAAAGACCAGATTCTCAAGGATATGGCATTTCAGATGAAGGAGAAAGATGAGCTACTGCAACATCAAGGGGCAGAGTACAGATCCAAGTTGGAGATGATTGAGCAGCAAGTTAGGGAGTTGACCGCTGCGAATTCCACACGAAACAAACAGTGGTGCAGCTCGGTGGCCAGCCTGAGGACCAACGTGGATGATGAGACCACTGATGAGGAGCGCCAGTCATGGACGAGCACCGGAATGGGCAGCAGTTGCTCTAAAAGGAGAAATGGGACGAGCAGGAAGGTGGCGGCTCGGAGGAGTGCCAAGACCAGGAGCCCTCGAGAGAGCGACACGGAGAGGATGAGGAGCAGGGGGAGTCAACAGTGCGACACGTCGGCAGACAGCGACATCAGTAGCATTGCCAGCGCCGAGCCAAGGAGCTTGGCTGAGAAGAGTATGGCAGCCAGTGAGCGTGTCAGTGAGCGCTTGGCCGACAGCAGGCCGCAGACACGCACCAGCCTGGACAAGACCTCTGCGGGCTCCGCCGCGTCCCTGGCTAAAGTCGCTCTCGGAGCTGATGCGGGTcaaggagagaaggggaagtCTTGGAAGCGTGCCTTTGGCGGCttgtttaaaaagaaaacaaaaaagtaa